The following DNA comes from Streptomyces pristinaespiralis.
AGGCGGAGAGACACTGCGGCCCGAGGTCACGGAGTCCTGGGTGCGTTCGCTCAGCAGCGTCGATCCCGGCCGGGACAGCGCCCCCGTGTCGGACGGCGGCACGGTGCACCACCGCTGGGCGGGGTCGCCGCTGCGCGGCCCGGTCGACGCGTCGGCGGACGAGCTGCACAGCATCGCGGAGGACGCCGGGTTCGTCACCGCGGTCACCGACGAGTGCGGCACCATCCTGTGGACGTGCGGCGGCCGGACCATGCAGCGCCGGGCGGAACGGGTCAACTTCGCGCCGGGCGGCCGGTGGGACGAGGAGGCCATGGGGACCAACGCGCTGTCGCTGGCCCTGCGTACGGGCCGCCCCAGCACGATCTTCTCCGCCGAGCACCTGGTCACCGCCCTGCACGGCTGGGTCTGCTACTGCGCGCCGATCCGCGATCCGGGCGGCCGGATCCTCGGCGTGCTGGACCTGTCGACCACCTGGGACCGCTCGCACCCGCTCGCCATGTCCACGGTGCGCACCCTGGTCTCGACGATCGAGACCCGGCTGCGGGCCGAGCCGCCGGGGCCGCGCGGTACCGGTGGCGTGCGGCTGCGGTGCCTCGGGGCGCAGGAAGCCGTGCGGGACGGTACGCCGCTGCCCTTGCCGCCGCGCCAGCTGGAGATCCTCACCCTGCTCGCACTGGAGCCCGACGGCTTCCCGCCGGAGCGGCTGCGCGAGGCGCTGTACGGCGGAAGGCCCGTGACCGCCTCCACCTTCAAGGCGGAGATCTCCCACCTGCGCCGCGCCCTGTCCGGCGGCATCGCGACCCGTCGCTACGCGCTGACGACGCCCGTCGCCTGTGACGCCGTCGATCTGCTGCGCGCCCTGGAGAGTGGCGACACGGCCGCCGCGCTGCGCCACTACCGCGGCCCGCTGCTGCCCCGGTCGGAGGCGCCGGGGATCGTGGAGTGGCGGGGCCAACTGGAGGTCGCCGTACGGGAGGCGGTCCTCGCCAGCGCCCGCCCGGAACACGCCCTCCGTTACGGCGAGCGGGCACCCTACGACGCGGAGGTGCACCAGCACGCGCTGCGCCTGCTGGGGCGGACGGACGCCCGCCGTGCGCTCGCGGCCGGTCGGCTCAGCACCGCCCTGCGCGACGACTGACCCCGACCGGCGATCCGGGACGGCGGGAGCGGCGGGGCCCCGTCGTCACCGGTCACAGGGGACGGGCCGCACCAACCCGGCGCCAACCTCGCACGCGCACAGTGTGCGTGCACAGCGGCGTGACCGCCGCCGTGCCACCGCACTCGCCATCCACCGAGGAGAGCCGCCATGGTGTACGCGCAGCCAGGTTCCGAGGGCAGCATCGTCGACTTCGCCCGGCGATACGACAACTTCATCGGGGGCGACTGGGTCGCCCCCGTGGAGGGCCGGTACTTCGACAATCCGACGCCGGTGACGGGCAAGGTCTTCTGCGAGGTCGCCCGGTCGACCGCCGCCGACGTCGACCTGGCCCTGGACGCGGCCCACGCCGCGGCCGGCACGTGGGGCCGGACGTCGGCCACGGAACGGGCCATCGTCCTCAACCGCATCGCGGACCGGATCGAGCAGAACCTCGAGAAGATCGCCGTGGCGGAGACCTGGGAGAACGGCAAGCCGGTGCGCGAGACGCTCGCTGCCGACATCCCGCTGGCCGTGGACCACTTCCGGTACTTCGCCGGCGTCGTCCGCGCCCAGGAGGGCAGCATCGCGGAGATCGACGCGGACACCGTGGCGTACCACTACCACGAACCGCTGGGCGTGGTCGGCCAGATCATCCCCTGGAACTTCCCCATCCTGATGGCCGCCTGGAAGCTGGCGCCCGCCCTGGCGGCCGGCAACTGCGTCGTCATCAAACCGGCCGAGCAGACGCCGGTCAGCCTGCTGCTGGTGGTCGAGCTGATCGCCGACCTGCTCCCGCCGGGTGTGCTCAACGTCGTCAACGGCTTCGGCGTCGAGGCCGGCAAGCCGCTCGCGTCCAGCCCCCGCGTGGCGAAGGTGGCGTTCACCGGCGAGACCACCACCGGGCGTCTGATCATGCAGTACGCCAGCGAGAACATCATCCCCGTCACGCTGGAGCTGGGCGGCAAGAGCCCGAACATCTTCCTGCCCGACGTGACCGCCGCCGACGACGACTACCTGGACAAGGCCGTCGAGGGTTTCGTGATGTTCGCGCTCAACCAGGGGGAGGTCTGCACCTGCCCGTCCCGGGCGCTGATCCACTCGGCGGTCTACGACGAGTTCATGGCCCGCTGCGTCGAGCGCACCAAGGCGATCGTCAGCGGAGATCCGCTGGACCCCGCGACGATGATCGGCGCGCAGGCGAGCAACGACCAGTACGAGAAGATCCTTTCGTACATCGACATCGGCACCCAGGAAGGCGCCGAGATCCTCACCGGCGGCGGGCCGCGCACGGTGGCGGGGCTGGAGGGCGGCTACTACATCGAGCCGACGATCTTCCGCGGCAGGAACGACATGCGGATCTTCCAGGAGGAGATCTTCGGTCCGGTCGTCTCCGTCACGACGTACGACTCGGTCGACGAGGCGCTGAAGATCGCGAACGACACGCTGTACGGCCTGGGCGCGGGCGTGTGGACCCGGGACGGGAACACGGCGTACCGCCTGGGCCGGGAGATCAAGGCGGGCCGGGTGTGGACGAACTGCTACCACGCCTACCCGGCGCACGCGGCGTTCGGCGGCTACAAGAAGTCCGGCATCGGCCGGGAGAACCACAAGATGATGCTCGACCACTACCAGCAGACGAAGAACCTGCTGGTCAGCTACTCGGCGAAGAAGCTCGGATTCTTCTGATGGCCGGGCGGGCGGGGCGGGTGGAACTGACGGCCGCAGCCGAGGAACTGGTGGGGCGGCTCGCCGAGCGGCACGGGCCGGTGATGTTCCACCAGTCCGGCGGCTGCTGCGACGGCAGTGCGCCGATGTGCTACCCGCGGGGCGAGTTCAGGGTCGGCGGCTCCGACGTGCTGCTCGGCGAGGTGGCCGGCGGCACCCCGTTCTGGATGAGCGCGGACCAGTACGCGTACTGGCGGCACACCCACCTCACCGTCGACGTGGTGCCCGGACGGGGCAGCG
Coding sequences within:
- a CDS encoding helix-turn-helix domain-containing protein, whose protein sequence is MSQRSDLRRRRAALEDEWSRWVPRQGAAVRSPAGGETLRPEVTESWVRSLSSVDPGRDSAPVSDGGTVHHRWAGSPLRGPVDASADELHSIAEDAGFVTAVTDECGTILWTCGGRTMQRRAERVNFAPGGRWDEEAMGTNALSLALRTGRPSTIFSAEHLVTALHGWVCYCAPIRDPGGRILGVLDLSTTWDRSHPLAMSTVRTLVSTIETRLRAEPPGPRGTGGVRLRCLGAQEAVRDGTPLPLPPRQLEILTLLALEPDGFPPERLREALYGGRPVTASTFKAEISHLRRALSGGIATRRYALTTPVACDAVDLLRALESGDTAAALRHYRGPLLPRSEAPGIVEWRGQLEVAVREAVLASARPEHALRYGERAPYDAEVHQHALRLLGRTDARRALAAGRLSTALRDD
- a CDS encoding DUF779 domain-containing protein, giving the protein MAGRAGRVELTAAAEELVGRLAERHGPVMFHQSGGCCDGSAPMCYPRGEFRVGGSDVLLGEVAGGTPFWMSADQYAYWRHTHLTVDVVPGRGSGFSLEAPEGVRFLLRSRLLTDAELARIEAEPPLPTGDEVPGDT
- the adh gene encoding aldehyde dehydrogenase; the encoded protein is MVYAQPGSEGSIVDFARRYDNFIGGDWVAPVEGRYFDNPTPVTGKVFCEVARSTAADVDLALDAAHAAAGTWGRTSATERAIVLNRIADRIEQNLEKIAVAETWENGKPVRETLAADIPLAVDHFRYFAGVVRAQEGSIAEIDADTVAYHYHEPLGVVGQIIPWNFPILMAAWKLAPALAAGNCVVIKPAEQTPVSLLLVVELIADLLPPGVLNVVNGFGVEAGKPLASSPRVAKVAFTGETTTGRLIMQYASENIIPVTLELGGKSPNIFLPDVTAADDDYLDKAVEGFVMFALNQGEVCTCPSRALIHSAVYDEFMARCVERTKAIVSGDPLDPATMIGAQASNDQYEKILSYIDIGTQEGAEILTGGGPRTVAGLEGGYYIEPTIFRGRNDMRIFQEEIFGPVVSVTTYDSVDEALKIANDTLYGLGAGVWTRDGNTAYRLGREIKAGRVWTNCYHAYPAHAAFGGYKKSGIGRENHKMMLDHYQQTKNLLVSYSAKKLGFF